From Carassius auratus strain Wakin unplaced genomic scaffold, ASM336829v1 scaf_tig00218361, whole genome shotgun sequence:
ACAGGTACCTTCTGGGACTTGTGCTTGGCCCAGTCTAGGGGGACAGGACGACAACCAGGCTCCACATACTGCAGTCCAAACCTTTCTCTGGTGTCTGTCTGTGAGACAAGTAAGGCAGGGTACTTGGCCTGGCCTGTCACCATGTCTGAGAGCTTGTTCAGTTCCATGATCAGCACAGGATCAAAAACTGCAGGCAGCTTCACTCCAGGCTGCTTCAGGTCTACAAGGCGCTGGAAATTCCAACGAGCCACTCCAATCATGCCCTGTGCCTGGAATAGTTCTGTGGATACCTGAGTGCCTGTGACCCATCTGGCCTGATGGAAATGGAACCCCTCCTGCTGAGAAGTGCCTCTCACAGGGATCCACACAGGTACAGCTGCCGCCTCCCCCTTCACATGGTTCAGCTGGACCGTTCCACCATGCCTATAGAGGATCCCATCTGTAACCTCTGGGTCACTCAGGCAGCCTCTGAGGATGTGGACTCGCTGAATCCTCCACACCTTCAACATCGATGGTTTGAACAGTGGCACACCATCAGGATCACATTCTAAAAAGAATCTTTGGAGAACGCTCTCCACTCTCTCCAGTAGCTCTTTGGGGTGTGGAACCCTGGTGCGGCAGTGCTCCCTGATGTGCTGCTTTGTTGGATTTGCAGGCACTATCCCACAGAAGACATAAGCCTGCTTCAGTCTTTGTAGGTCCGTCTGGTCCACAACACTAAAAGCTGCTGACAGAAACTTGCAGAAAGCACTGTGCAGTGGATGGTGCTCTGACACACACTCTCTGGAGAACCGCCGCATGCAGTGGAACAAGTCCAGCTTGATTTTGATGTCGCTGTTATATTTTTCGCGGGAGGCACAGGTGTTGATGAGATGCCCAGAGGTTGCCGCAGCCACTACAGCCTCAGTGGTCTTCCAAGAATCCCAGAGGAGGTGCTCCCGGGGCTCAGGGTTTGGGATCCTGAAGGCAGCACAGCAATCTCTGTTCCACAAACAAAgagaagtatatttaaaatattaaacattcaaatatataggATACATGTATTTGCTCTACTATATTTTGTTTactttacaaatataatataggtgggaAGGAAAATGTGATGGCTGGTTCTTACCTGTCAACCCACTGGTAGTTGGCTTTCGGCAGTCCTGCAGAAATGTAACGAAGAGACAGCCCCTCATACATTGGCTGCAGGGATTTATCACTTTCAGACTGCAGCATCACCCAGGACAAGATCATCCAGTTTTCATTCATCACAGCATAGGATGACATAGTACCTGATGCAAGCACAACCTTCCGGGCCACCTTGCGGGTATGGTCAGCCCTTAAGGCTTGTCCAAATGTGCCTTGGAGGAGCAGATTGAGTGTGCTCTCCTGCCTATGGTACTCCTGAATGAGGCAGTCAACCAAATAGTGGGGTGAAACTGTTACTCCACACCAGCCGACCAAATCACCATACTCACCAAATGAGGCAGGAGTATTTGTTGCTCTTAGTGCCCCTGTGATGGTCTGCTGACCGTAAATTCCACTGTCTCCATCCAGCACATTCTTAACAGTAGACAAGTAAGCCAGGTGTGCACGCTCATACCTGAGGTGGAGAGCTTCATTCAACTGATTGGCCATATCATTGGGAGACTTTCCTGTACGCCGCAACTCATCCATCACAGTCTTACATATGGCCTTCTTGTGCGTCAGAAAAGCTGGCAAAATGTTGCAGAACCGACTCGGCAGCATGTCCATCCATTGGGGTTTGTCTGCAAACCAGTACTTTTTACAGACTTTACAGCTGAGCCGAGAGGCCAGAATGTAGTACTGGCTGCTTGTACCAATAATGACACGGGGTCGTCCAACTCCTGATGAGACAACGTGGGGATTCGGACAGCTGTACAGACATGGCAGAGTGTAGTTGTTGCGGACTCTTTCCATAATGGTGTGCTCTGGTTTCCAAATGAAGAATGGATGA
This genomic window contains:
- the LOC113105003 gene encoding uncharacterized protein LOC113105003, whose product is MKTEMEALGLWPGSRPVRHPMNMISLWRYPPQPELIDPVYELPSPKYFQLHPFFIWKPEHTIMERVRNNYTLPCLYSCPNPHVVSSGVGRPRVIIGTSSQYYILASRLSCKVCKKYWFADKPQWMDMLPSRFCNILPAFLTHKKAICKTVMDELRRTGKSPNDMANQLNEALHLRYERAHLAYLSTVKNVLDGDSGIYGQQTITGALRATNTPASFGEYGDLVGWCGVTVSPHYLVDCLIQEYHRQESTLNLLLQGTFGQALRADHTRKVARKVVLASGTMSSYAVMNENWMILSWVMLQSESDKSLQPMYEGLSLRYISAGLPKANYQWVDRDCCAAFRIPNPEPREHLLWDSWKTTEAVVAAATSGHLINTCASREKYNSDIKIKLDLFHCMRRFSRECVSEHHPLHSAFCKFLSAAFSVVDQTDLQRLKQAYVFCGIVPANPTKQHIREHCRTRVPHPKELLERVESVLQRFFLECDPDGVPLFKPSMLKVWRIQRVHILRGCLSDPEVTDGILYRHGGTVQLNHVKGEAAAVPVWIPVRGTSQQEGFHFHQARWVTGTQVSTELFQAQGMIGVARWNFQRLVDLKQPGVKLPAVFDPVLIMELNKLSDMVTGQAKYPALLVSQTDTRERFGLQYVEPGCRPVPLDWAKHKSQKVPVAGEGEHQSSEPSALSERFPPDDPPEEVREEHFAQDDIFGVASLGSQTMIQPLQPTKLKDEMTPPLPFAPSPRAARTGPIKAGGLLFVLDHFRWTKPMRDSIDGLLAKYHGQKDLLTQVDAEYAALVQAASRDPNSLLHPTTKQHISRYVKHLAKITNRSSSLNTSSEKLLETQKLWHHLTEGSETVSVPVVTLPPAPVNPPSNKPQELPLTKGEVEQMVKEIVEKQQQQQPVTKRTRNCLACGQPKSRYLGDGSSIHFFYQSGDVKYFYCSTKVHQMYAAEGLTNPRMPFADFAETPFFKRELQAAKQRSAETRQVIEERRKRKSMEQHPTGRLCRFCHKPLKQGPESPHIHTGFPGVAGKYVYCPARVFSLYQTEGMTHEMIWGEFCQSSFYETERKRWAAEKGK